One window of the Bradyrhizobium sp. NP1 genome contains the following:
- a CDS encoding phage major capsid protein, whose translation MTKHFPEIEFKSADDDTDPTALVTKALDDLKAKIDTKSADDAKLKTRMDQLEAKMNRAGHSATANDQTELERKSFDAFLRGGPDKLSDLEQKSLAVTGNTALTPPEFGKEVLKLLRLFSPIRQYARVVTIGAANVQYPRRTGSTAAVWVNDTDDRTESEPSYQGVSITPYELATYTDVSNQLLEDNFYNLEGELASDLGESFGIAEGTGFVKGTGSNQPKGLMSATGIAQMITGAASGFPTTNPADVLIAMFHKLPAVHAQNGVWVMNRNTLGAIRQFKDGMGRYLVLDALAEGAPVTLLGRPIVEAVDMDDIGAGNFPILFGDLQGYRIVDRVNFMLLRDPYSIATKGQTRFHARKRVGGDVTHPDRFVKLKVSAT comes from the coding sequence TGTCACCAAGGCGTTGGACGATCTCAAAGCGAAGATCGACACCAAGTCCGCCGATGACGCCAAGCTGAAAACCCGGATGGATCAGCTTGAGGCCAAGATGAACCGCGCCGGTCACAGCGCGACCGCCAACGACCAGACAGAGCTTGAGCGCAAGTCGTTCGATGCGTTCTTGCGTGGCGGACCGGACAAGTTGAGCGATCTTGAGCAGAAGTCGCTGGCTGTGACCGGCAACACCGCCCTGACGCCCCCGGAGTTCGGTAAGGAAGTCTTGAAGCTTTTGCGCCTCTTCTCGCCGATCCGCCAGTATGCGCGAGTCGTCACCATCGGCGCGGCCAATGTTCAGTATCCGCGCCGCACGGGTAGCACCGCTGCCGTGTGGGTCAACGATACCGACGATCGGACCGAGAGCGAACCGTCCTATCAGGGCGTCAGCATCACGCCCTATGAGTTGGCGACCTACACCGACGTTTCCAACCAGCTTCTCGAAGATAACTTCTACAACCTTGAGGGCGAACTGGCCTCTGATCTGGGCGAGAGCTTTGGCATTGCTGAAGGCACCGGCTTCGTGAAGGGCACCGGCAGCAACCAGCCGAAAGGCCTGATGAGCGCCACCGGCATCGCCCAGATGATTACCGGCGCGGCCAGCGGCTTCCCGACGACCAACCCGGCCGACGTGCTCATTGCCATGTTCCACAAGCTCCCGGCCGTTCACGCCCAAAACGGCGTGTGGGTAATGAACCGAAACACGTTGGGCGCAATCCGCCAGTTCAAGGACGGCATGGGCCGCTATCTGGTGCTTGATGCCCTTGCCGAAGGCGCACCGGTCACGTTGCTCGGTCGCCCGATCGTTGAGGCCGTCGATATGGACGATATCGGAGCGGGCAACTTCCCGATCCTGTTCGGAGACTTGCAGGGATACCGCATCGTCGATCGCGTCAACTTCATGCTTCTGCGTGACCCGTATTCGATCGCAACCAAGGGCCAGACCCGCTTCCACGCCCGCAAGCGCGTCGGCGGCGACGTCACCCATCCCGATCGGTTCGTCAAGCTCAAGGTCTCGGCGACCTAA
- a CDS encoding head-tail connector protein — MITLDQAKAHLNVTTTFDDDLITDKLAAAKGWVTDYTGASVDLDTTPAPVREAVLQLTAQLYDNREITASGITAQSLPFGFLDLLVNYRAYSF; from the coding sequence ATGATCACCCTCGATCAAGCCAAGGCCCATTTGAACGTCACCACGACGTTTGATGACGACCTGATCACCGACAAACTCGCCGCTGCGAAGGGCTGGGTTACTGACTACACGGGCGCATCGGTCGATTTGGACACCACTCCGGCCCCTGTTCGGGAAGCCGTGCTGCAATTGACGGCCCAGCTTTACGACAATCGGGAGATCACTGCGTCCGGCATCACGGCGCAGTCCCTGCCGTTCGGTTTCCTCGATTTGCTCGTCAATTACCGCGCTTACAGCTTCTAA
- a CDS encoding DUF3168 domain-containing protein, which translates to MPAFEPSYDLQKAIRSRLLASEELTALVPPDNILDTNGRPERMPAVIFGEGQTVYRRFDSTTHATLHVWFQEPGLTQAKAAVSAIVQALRVDAQISGALILDNFVCHDLMVTQTRFVRDPHGSFSHGIVTVAGIMKAK; encoded by the coding sequence ATGCCCGCTTTTGAGCCCTCATACGACCTGCAAAAGGCGATCCGTTCGCGCCTATTGGCGAGCGAGGAGCTAACCGCATTGGTCCCGCCGGATAACATTCTAGACACCAATGGTCGGCCCGAGCGCATGCCTGCGGTCATCTTTGGCGAGGGACAGACGGTCTACCGGCGCTTTGACTCGACGACGCACGCAACCTTGCACGTCTGGTTTCAGGAACCGGGGCTTACCCAAGCCAAAGCGGCCGTTAGCGCCATCGTTCAAGCCCTGCGAGTAGACGCCCAGATCAGCGGCGCGCTGATCCTCGATAACTTCGTCTGCCACGATCTCATGGTCACTCAGACCCGGTTTGTGCGCGACCCGCACGGCTCTTTCTCGCACGGCATCGTGACCGTCGCCGGCATCATGAAGGCGAAGTGA
- a CDS encoding phage head closure protein — protein MRAGDLDRLIGIQSRSTGLDLYGAPIDVWTTVATMRAKLIQIATDDREDQRGHTTDKTMTFRTRWLDGVTLENRLVYEGQNYTIRNIKELGRRIGLDLTCERVGP, from the coding sequence ATGCGCGCTGGCGATCTTGACCGACTGATCGGAATTCAAAGCCGCTCCACCGGCCTTGATCTCTATGGCGCGCCGATCGACGTGTGGACCACGGTCGCCACCATGCGCGCCAAATTGATCCAGATCGCGACCGATGACCGCGAGGACCAGCGCGGCCACACGACCGACAAGACGATGACTTTCCGAACGCGCTGGCTTGACGGCGTGACGCTGGAAAATCGCCTCGTCTATGAGGGGCAGAACTACACGATTAGGAATATCAAAGAGCTTGGTCGCCGCATCGGCCTCGACCTCACATGCGAGCGCGTTGGGCCATGA
- a CDS encoding P27 family phage terminase small subunit: MPELAKRRILTAADLGSLESYCIAIGRVRELESLLRAGIDSKLFRMQDKAMVTARQLAAELGLTPVSRSRPAVRDNDAHEGDDDNPLAV; the protein is encoded by the coding sequence ATGCCGGAGCTTGCCAAGCGCCGCATCCTCACCGCTGCCGATCTCGGCAGCCTTGAGAGCTATTGCATCGCGATCGGCCGCGTCCGCGAACTGGAAAGCCTCTTGCGTGCTGGCATCGATTCCAAGCTCTTCCGCATGCAGGATAAGGCCATGGTGACGGCGCGCCAGCTTGCGGCCGAACTTGGCTTGACGCCCGTGTCACGGTCGCGGCCCGCCGTACGCGATAATGATGCCCACGAAGGCGACGATGACAATCCGCTCGCCGTCTAA
- a CDS encoding terminase TerL endonuclease subunit: MTIRSPSKDTFPHWIYDNSPIPDPMEYGERAVSWLRRLRHPKSRLPDKAFQLDEWQERIVRRIYGPRDECGNRIVSTVVILVPRGNRKTSLSAALALLHTFGPEHIPGGEVIFAASDRKQAGIAFKEAIGIVKAHKKKLLPYAKIYDAFNSAKKISYPREGVELEVISSDAPSQEGRTPAFVLADEIHVWRGDLLWKVLTNGLDKTDNTLLIVATTAGRGQENIAHDVVDRARKIACGEIDDPSLLPVLFEADPDCDYTDEDLWRRVNPGSAHGYPSIDGFRRHVARAKNSPTERASLLQYKLNVWLDHSTSPFVDMATYDLGADPIDYEAFNSAPCWIGVDMSKTTDLSAVVACFRNDDIYTVLPHFFCPEEDILRRGDVDGVNYASWAKQGFLTATPGNVIDNSAVENYIRGLCERFNVREIGFDNTYAQAVTAPLMNDGYRVVTIRQGWVTQSPALNVLEAAIIAGKFRHGGNPVLRWNFSNVAIHKDSNDNRVMHKSKSTDRIDGASATWMAVSRAAASEGPSVFDDPNLDPEYFVLA; encoded by the coding sequence ATGACAATCCGCTCGCCGTCTAAAGACACCTTCCCCCATTGGATTTACGACAACTCGCCGATCCCCGATCCCATGGAATACGGCGAGCGCGCGGTTTCATGGTTGCGGCGCTTGAGGCACCCAAAATCGAGGCTTCCGGATAAGGCGTTCCAGTTGGACGAATGGCAGGAACGCATCGTCCGCCGTATCTATGGTCCGCGCGACGAGTGCGGCAATCGCATTGTCTCGACAGTCGTCATTCTGGTCCCTCGCGGCAACCGGAAAACCTCGCTGTCGGCCGCGCTAGCATTACTTCACACCTTCGGCCCCGAGCACATTCCCGGTGGCGAAGTGATCTTCGCCGCTTCTGATCGAAAACAGGCAGGCATCGCCTTCAAGGAGGCCATCGGCATTGTGAAGGCCCACAAGAAGAAGCTTCTTCCCTACGCCAAAATCTATGACGCCTTCAACAGTGCAAAGAAGATCAGCTATCCGAGAGAAGGCGTCGAGCTTGAAGTGATCTCATCCGACGCGCCTTCGCAGGAAGGCCGCACCCCTGCATTCGTTCTAGCCGATGAAATCCACGTCTGGCGCGGCGATTTGCTCTGGAAGGTTCTAACGAACGGCCTCGACAAAACCGACAACACTTTGCTCATTGTCGCAACCACAGCAGGCAGGGGCCAGGAAAACATTGCCCATGACGTTGTCGACCGCGCACGCAAGATCGCGTGCGGAGAAATTGACGACCCGTCTTTGCTGCCTGTTCTGTTCGAAGCCGATCCCGATTGCGACTACACCGACGAAGACCTTTGGAGGCGCGTCAATCCGGGCAGCGCGCACGGTTATCCCTCAATCGATGGCTTCCGTCGTCACGTCGCCCGGGCCAAAAACAGCCCGACCGAGCGAGCCAGCTTGCTTCAATACAAGCTGAACGTTTGGCTTGATCATTCCACGTCGCCATTCGTCGACATGGCGACATATGATCTCGGCGCTGATCCGATCGACTATGAGGCATTCAACAGCGCGCCGTGCTGGATCGGCGTCGATATGTCGAAGACGACCGACCTATCGGCCGTCGTGGCGTGCTTTCGCAACGACGACATCTATACCGTCCTGCCGCATTTCTTTTGCCCCGAGGAAGACATTCTCAGGCGCGGCGACGTTGACGGCGTGAACTATGCGTCCTGGGCCAAGCAAGGCTTCCTAACCGCAACGCCCGGCAACGTGATCGATAACTCTGCGGTCGAGAACTACATTCGCGGCCTTTGCGAACGCTTCAACGTGCGCGAGATCGGCTTTGACAACACCTACGCTCAAGCCGTCACGGCGCCGCTTATGAACGACGGCTACCGCGTCGTCACGATCCGGCAAGGCTGGGTAACACAATCTCCCGCGCTCAACGTCCTAGAGGCCGCGATCATCGCCGGGAAATTCCGGCATGGCGGGAATCCCGTGCTTCGCTGGAACTTCTCCAACGTCGCCATCCATAAGGACAGCAACGACAACCGCGTCATGCACAAGAGCAAATCGACCGACCGCATAGATGGCGCATCGGCGACGTGGATGGCTGTCTCGCGCGCCGCTGCTAGCGAAGGCCCTTCCGTGTTCGACGATCCCAACCTCGATCCGGAGTATTTCGTTCTTGCCTGA
- a CDS encoding HK97-gp10 family putative phage morphogenesis protein yields MPDDLDAYLDALPDKLREQLSEVIREQAERLSAAQKAALQSLEQTDETGDLEASCTVVPGANDLEFIVQAGGPLTTTEVREGSGKPYDYALAFEFGTSHQPARPFFYSTYNAMRDDMQEAITEAVNEVLND; encoded by the coding sequence TTGCCTGACGATCTTGACGCATACCTAGATGCCCTCCCGGACAAGCTGCGCGAGCAACTTTCCGAAGTGATCCGCGAGCAAGCGGAACGGCTTTCGGCTGCACAGAAAGCAGCACTTCAATCGCTGGAGCAGACCGACGAAACTGGCGACCTTGAAGCCTCGTGCACCGTCGTTCCCGGCGCAAACGATCTTGAATTCATCGTGCAGGCGGGCGGACCGCTCACGACAACGGAAGTCCGCGAAGGCAGCGGCAAGCCTTATGACTACGCGCTCGCGTTCGAATTCGGCACGTCGCACCAACCCGCGCGGCCCTTTTTCTATTCGACCTACAACGCCATGCGCGATGACATGCAGGAAGCGATCACCGAAGCTGTAAATGAGGTTCTAAATGACTGA
- a CDS encoding gene transfer agent family protein: MTDDQCAREITWAGGTHTFTLNHPWVRNVLSFRGIPGPGGNSPAACLAQFEAGNYSPDDVERVIELGLIGGGTPEREVEALLDTHVRNKPLGPNILIAHQVLAALFVGTPEPTEAS, from the coding sequence ATGACTGACGACCAATGCGCCCGCGAGATCACTTGGGCAGGCGGCACCCATACGTTCACTCTCAATCATCCATGGGTGCGGAATGTGCTGTCATTCCGTGGCATCCCCGGCCCGGGCGGCAATTCACCAGCGGCGTGCTTGGCGCAGTTTGAGGCTGGCAACTACTCTCCCGACGATGTTGAGCGTGTCATTGAACTTGGCCTGATCGGCGGTGGCACGCCGGAGCGCGAAGTTGAAGCGTTGCTGGATACGCATGTCCGCAACAAGCCGCTTGGGCCAAACATCCTAATCGCGCATCAGGTGCTAGCGGCGCTATTCGTCGGAACACCTGAACCGACGGAGGCAAGCTGA
- a CDS encoding tyrosine-type recombinase/integrase: MASNALAKIRNLLPRKGRYWARVAVPEALRPIIGKRELTEPLGPDLTLAKRNLPAAVARMQERLSEARGQLDAEQRPSAPPPRKGRILSLGNLARAHFEAQLAKHDAERRADLSRFAETIRFQNEEVRPFYANKLRELISGLISDEEADALIGWSIDWYREQGNTDVVFGTPQWRELARALAAVHLEAMRLKQAHDAGDFSAKPEHPLLVEKAASPADPLTLRILGPDSERTLSELVEQFATEKATSNRTKHDNRVTIRMLEETIGEPLPIYRLTRQHVHAFKRMLADAPASYSKRFPGLTLPEAVKANKARAKPYPLLDARTVNDKYLARLHAFLNWAVRGDIIPDNPSAGIKVDAVKDSKPPRVNFVPDDLTRLFGEHFAPKGKWGEREWAMVISLFGGMRASELAQVKLNSIRTERGVLVIAIEEETKNIGSQRLVPVHSTLLALGFEKYVAALRKRHETYLFPVWYRQGMEAKAKAPKDTATLDHYFPRYLPRRFNVTYLKKVGIVDDRKAWHSFRHTFKSGLKMAGVPKDMRDQLAGHSDQTAGAGYEHGQPVEAMKEAIEKLRFDGFPSL, encoded by the coding sequence ATGGCTTCGAACGCGCTCGCCAAAATCAGAAACTTGCTCCCTCGGAAAGGTCGCTATTGGGCGCGGGTCGCGGTCCCGGAAGCGTTGCGCCCAATCATCGGCAAGCGGGAATTGACCGAGCCGCTTGGCCCCGATCTGACCCTTGCGAAGCGGAACCTTCCCGCTGCTGTCGCCCGCATGCAGGAACGGCTTAGCGAGGCGCGTGGTCAGCTAGACGCTGAGCAGAGGCCTTCGGCGCCTCCGCCGAGAAAAGGGCGCATCCTGAGCCTTGGCAACCTCGCGAGGGCGCATTTCGAAGCCCAGCTTGCCAAGCACGACGCCGAGCGGCGGGCTGATCTCTCGCGGTTCGCCGAAACTATTCGCTTCCAGAACGAAGAGGTGCGGCCCTTTTACGCGAACAAGCTCCGCGAGCTGATCAGTGGCCTAATTTCGGACGAGGAAGCCGACGCGCTCATAGGCTGGTCGATCGACTGGTATCGCGAGCAGGGAAACACCGATGTTGTTTTCGGCACGCCTCAGTGGCGGGAATTGGCGCGAGCGCTCGCGGCCGTCCATCTAGAAGCAATGCGGCTAAAGCAGGCGCACGACGCGGGCGACTTCTCTGCCAAACCGGAACACCCCTTGCTGGTAGAGAAGGCGGCTTCGCCCGCCGATCCGCTAACCCTCCGAATTCTTGGGCCGGACAGTGAGCGGACGCTGAGCGAGCTAGTGGAGCAATTCGCGACGGAGAAGGCGACCAGCAACCGGACCAAGCACGACAACCGCGTCACGATCCGCATGCTTGAGGAAACGATCGGCGAGCCGCTGCCGATCTACAGGCTGACGCGCCAGCACGTCCACGCCTTCAAGCGCATGTTGGCAGATGCCCCGGCGAGCTACAGCAAGCGCTTTCCCGGCTTGACCCTGCCGGAGGCGGTGAAGGCGAACAAGGCGAGGGCGAAGCCGTATCCGCTCTTGGACGCGCGCACCGTCAACGACAAGTATCTCGCCCGGCTGCATGCGTTCCTGAATTGGGCCGTGCGCGGAGATATCATCCCGGACAATCCGTCGGCCGGGATCAAAGTCGATGCCGTCAAAGATTCGAAGCCGCCCCGCGTGAACTTCGTGCCAGACGATCTCACGCGGTTGTTCGGCGAACACTTTGCGCCAAAGGGCAAGTGGGGCGAGCGCGAATGGGCGATGGTGATCTCGCTGTTCGGCGGGATGCGCGCCTCGGAGTTGGCCCAGGTTAAGCTCAACAGCATCCGCACCGAGCGTGGCGTTCTGGTGATCGCGATCGAGGAAGAAACCAAAAACATCGGATCGCAGCGTCTGGTGCCGGTGCACAGCACCCTACTCGCGCTGGGCTTTGAGAAATACGTTGCCGCTCTGAGGAAGCGCCACGAAACGTATCTATTCCCGGTTTGGTATCGGCAGGGAATGGAGGCGAAGGCGAAGGCTCCGAAAGACACGGCGACGCTGGATCACTATTTCCCGCGCTACCTGCCGCGCCGCTTCAATGTCACCTATCTGAAGAAGGTCGGCATCGTTGACGACCGCAAGGCGTGGCACTCGTTCCGACACACGTTCAAGTCGGGCTTGAAGATGGCGGGCGTTCCGAAGGACATGCGCGACCAGCTTGCCGGGCACTCTGATCAAACGGCTGGCGCGGGATACGAACACGGACAGCCAGTTGAGGCGATGAAGGAAGCGATTGAGAAGCTGAGGTTTGACGGCTTTCCAAGCCTATAA
- a CDS encoding glutathione S-transferase family protein, whose protein sequence is MSFTVHSIPGSPFGRAVLAMLEEKGAPYSLAPVAPGMLRSPEHLARHPFGRVPVLDHGDFRLYETQAILRYLDRVLPTPALTPADPKRAARMDQAMNVNDWYLFHGVGNVIIFHRVISPRVMGLAPDEAAIAAAMPKARTVFNELAHLLGGQDYFAGDTLSLADLLLAPHVEFFSMVPEWTELGAPHANLVTWLKRMQARPSLQTTTWERVSALAKAA, encoded by the coding sequence ATGTCGTTCACAGTCCATTCGATTCCCGGCAGCCCGTTCGGCCGCGCCGTGCTCGCGATGCTGGAGGAGAAGGGGGCGCCGTATTCCTTGGCGCCGGTCGCCCCGGGCATGCTGCGCTCGCCGGAGCACCTGGCGCGGCACCCGTTCGGCCGCGTGCCGGTGCTCGATCACGGCGATTTCCGCCTCTACGAGACCCAGGCGATCCTGCGCTATCTCGATCGCGTGCTGCCGACGCCTGCGCTGACGCCGGCCGATCCGAAGCGCGCCGCGCGCATGGACCAGGCGATGAACGTCAACGACTGGTACCTGTTTCACGGCGTCGGCAACGTCATCATCTTCCACCGCGTGATCAGCCCGCGCGTCATGGGGCTGGCGCCGGACGAGGCCGCGATCGCGGCCGCGATGCCGAAGGCGCGCACCGTATTCAACGAGCTCGCGCATTTGCTGGGCGGCCAGGACTATTTTGCGGGAGATACGCTGTCGCTCGCGGATCTGCTGCTGGCCCCGCATGTCGAGTTCTTCTCGATGGTGCCGGAATGGACCGAGCTCGGCGCGCCGCACGCCAATCTGGTGACATGGCTGAAGCGCATGCAGGCGCGCCCGAGCCTGCAGACCACGACCTGGGAGCGCGTCAGCGCGCTCGCCAAGGCGGCGTAG
- a CDS encoding SRPBCC family protein, protein MSDHFVIAPVRKSVNVKAPIDHAFEVFTAGLARWWPLDHTIGKKPAKTVKIEPRVGGRWLEIAEDGTETRAGTITVWEPPHRLVLLWQINAQWQPDVTMKSEVEVRFTAEGAEATRVDLLHHKFETMGREGGESMRKDVDGGWPGLLERFAQEAGQGGR, encoded by the coding sequence ATGAGCGATCATTTCGTCATTGCGCCGGTGCGCAAGTCAGTCAATGTGAAGGCGCCGATCGATCACGCCTTCGAGGTGTTCACCGCAGGGCTCGCGCGCTGGTGGCCGCTCGATCACACCATCGGCAAGAAGCCGGCCAAGACCGTGAAGATCGAGCCGCGGGTCGGCGGCCGCTGGCTGGAAATCGCCGAGGACGGCACCGAGACCCGCGCCGGGACCATCACGGTATGGGAGCCGCCGCACCGGCTGGTGCTGCTGTGGCAGATCAACGCGCAATGGCAGCCTGACGTCACCATGAAATCCGAGGTCGAGGTGCGCTTCACCGCCGAGGGCGCCGAGGCGACGCGCGTCGACCTTCTGCACCACAAGTTCGAGACCATGGGCCGCGAGGGCGGCGAATCCATGCGCAAGGACGTCGACGGCGGCTGGCCGGGCCTGCTGGAGCGCTTTGCCCAGGAAGCGGGGCAGGGCGGGCGCTGA
- a CDS encoding metalloregulator ArsR/SmtB family transcription factor has translation MTYGSALAVLADPTRRAVLERLRGGPRPVKAIAEGLPVSRPAVSQHLKVLKEAGLVEERSEGVRRIYSVRREALLELRAWLDSFWADALDAFRLEAERSHKAKRSR, from the coding sequence ATGACTTACGGAAGCGCCCTGGCAGTGCTGGCTGATCCGACGCGGCGTGCGGTGCTGGAACGCCTTCGCGGCGGTCCACGTCCGGTGAAGGCGATCGCCGAGGGCCTGCCGGTCTCGCGGCCCGCAGTGTCGCAACATCTGAAGGTGCTGAAAGAGGCGGGCCTCGTCGAGGAGCGCAGCGAGGGCGTGCGCCGGATCTATTCGGTGAGGCGTGAGGCGCTGCTGGAACTGCGGGCCTGGCTCGACAGCTTCTGGGCCGATGCGCTCGACGCCTTCAGGCTGGAAGCCGAACGATCCCACAAGGCAAAGAGGAGCAGATGA
- a CDS encoding amidohydrolase/deacetylase family metallohydrolase, which produces MPFDLILRGGRVIDPSQKLDATTDVAFAGGKVAAVGRELKAGPETEVRDVSGLIVTPGLIDLHTHVYWGGTSLGIDAEEFCRASGVTTAVDTGSAGPGNFAGFRKHVIEPSEVRILAYLHVSHAGIFGFSNRVMVGESEQLRLMDPITAAEVADANRDLIVGIKVRVGLHASGTSGIVPLEIALEVAEQVGMPLMCHIDHPPPSYEEVVARLRPGDVLTHAFRPFPNTPVTAQGTVKRVVLDARERGVLFDIGHGKGSFAFRTARAMLANGFLPDTISSDIHKLCIDGPVFDQVTTMSKFLCMGMALGDVVAASTVNAAMALRRPELGSLKPGSVGDATLISVKEGRFDYVDVVGEHMTGDRKIASEGVVIGGLWWHPRHASEAG; this is translated from the coding sequence ATGCCGTTCGATCTGATCCTGCGCGGCGGGCGGGTGATCGATCCGTCGCAGAAGCTTGATGCCACGACCGACGTCGCCTTCGCTGGCGGCAAGGTCGCCGCGGTCGGTCGCGAGCTGAAGGCCGGTCCGGAAACGGAGGTGCGCGACGTCTCGGGCCTGATCGTCACGCCCGGGCTGATCGACCTGCACACCCATGTCTATTGGGGCGGCACCTCGCTCGGCATCGACGCGGAAGAATTCTGCCGCGCCTCCGGCGTCACCACCGCGGTCGACACCGGCAGCGCCGGTCCGGGCAATTTCGCCGGTTTCCGCAAGCATGTGATCGAGCCGAGCGAGGTGCGCATTCTCGCCTATCTCCACGTCTCGCATGCCGGCATCTTCGGCTTCTCCAATCGCGTCATGGTCGGCGAGAGCGAGCAGCTGCGGCTGATGGACCCGATCACGGCGGCCGAAGTGGCGGACGCCAACCGCGACCTCATCGTCGGCATCAAGGTGCGGGTCGGCCTCCACGCCTCGGGCACGTCGGGGATCGTGCCGCTCGAGATCGCGCTTGAAGTCGCCGAACAGGTCGGCATGCCCCTGATGTGCCATATCGATCATCCGCCGCCGAGCTACGAGGAGGTGGTGGCGCGCCTGCGGCCCGGCGACGTGCTGACGCACGCCTTCCGGCCGTTCCCCAATACGCCGGTCACCGCGCAGGGCACGGTGAAGCGGGTCGTGCTCGATGCGCGCGAGCGCGGCGTGCTGTTCGACATCGGCCACGGCAAGGGCTCGTTCGCGTTCAGGACGGCGCGCGCGATGCTCGCCAACGGCTTTCTTCCGGACACCATCTCCTCCGACATTCACAAGCTGTGCATCGACGGCCCGGTGTTCGACCAGGTGACCACGATGTCGAAATTCCTCTGCATGGGCATGGCGCTTGGCGACGTGGTGGCGGCATCGACCGTCAATGCGGCGATGGCGCTGCGCCGTCCCGAGCTCGGCAGCCTGAAGCCGGGCAGCGTCGGCGACGCCACGCTCATCAGCGTCAAAGAAGGCCGGTTCGACTATGTCGACGTGGTCGGCGAGCACATGACGGGGGACCGCAAGATCGCGTCCGAGGGCGTGGTGATCGGCGGCCTCTGGTGGCACCCGAGGCACGCCTCGGAGGCGGGATAG